One Pristiophorus japonicus isolate sPriJap1 chromosome 19, sPriJap1.hap1, whole genome shotgun sequence genomic window carries:
- the LOC139230058 gene encoding cathepsin D-like isoform X2 encodes MKWFQVLLLCMLWVTGDALVRIPLTKFRSVRWVLIEAADSIESLVAVGQHANEKYTGFPGKEGETPEILTNYLDAQYYGKISIGTPPQPFTVVFDTGSSNLWVPSSHCSIWDIACWIHHKYKSDASSTYVKNGTAFAIRYGSGSLSGFLSQDTVTIGDMVTPRQVFGEAIKQPGIVFVTAKFDGILGMAYPRISVDGVLPVFDNMMEQKLVEKNIFSFYLNRNASTQPGGELLLGGVDPKYYTGDFHYINVTRQAYWQIEADQVTVGDGLTLCKGGCQAIVDTGTSLIVGPVEEIRALQRAIGALPLIQGEISKFGQTICLSGFLGMNIPPPAGPLWILGDVFIGRYYTVFDRASNRVGFAEAV; translated from the exons ATGAAGTGGTTCCAAGTACTGTTGCTTTGCATGCTGTGGGTGACTGGCGATGCCCTGGTTAG AATTCCGCTCACCAAGTTCCGGTCAGTGCGGTGGGTGCTGATCGAAGCCGCAGACTCCATCGAGAGCCTCGTTGCTGTTGGTCAACACGCAAATGAGAAGTACACGGGATTCCCGGGAAAGGAAGGGGAGACTCCCGAAATACTCACCAACTACTTGGAT GCCCAGTACTACGGCAAGATTAGCATCGGCACTCCACCTCAGCCCTTCACCGTTGTCTTTGACACTGGCTCCTCCAACCTGTGGGTCCCCTCGTCACACTGCTCCATTTGGGACATCGCTTGCT GGATTCACCACAAGTACAAATCGGATGCTTCCAGCACGTATGTTAAGAATGGAACGGCGTTTGCCATTCGCTACGGAAGCGGCAGCCTTTCGGGATTCCTTAGCCAGGATACCGTCACC ATTGGGGACATGGTGACCCCAAGGCAGGTGTTTGGTGAGGCGATAAAGCAGCCAGGGATTGTGTTTGTCACGGCGAAGTTTGACGGGATCCTCGGCATGGCCTACCCCCGCATCTCCGTCGATGGCGTCCTGCCTGTCTTCGATAACATGATGGAGCAGAAACTGGTGGAGAAAAATATCTTCTCCTTCTACCTCAACAG GAACGCGAGCACTCAGCCCGGGGGAGAGCTGTTGCTCGGGGGTGTGGACCCCAAGTACTACACCGGAGACTTCCACTACATCAACGTCACGCGCCAGGCCTACTGGCAGATCGAGGCCGACCA GGTGACTGTGGGAGACGGGCTGACTCTGTGTAAGGGTGGGTGCCAGGCGATAGTGGATACAGGAACTTCGCTCATTGTGGGGCCTGTGGAGGAGATTCGAGCCCTGCAGAGAGCCATCGGAGCACTGCCCCTCATTCAGGGCGAG ATCAGCAAGTTCGGCCAGACCATATGCCTCAGTGGCTTCCTGGGCATGAACATCCCACCTCCTGCTGGCCCACTCTGGATCCTGGGCGACGTCTTCATCGGGCGCTATTACACAGTCTTCGACCGTGCCAGTAATCGCGTGGGCTTCGCTGAGGCCGTGTAG
- the LOC139230058 gene encoding cathepsin D-like isoform X1 gives MKWFQVLLLCMLWVTGDALVRIPLTKFRSVRWVLIEAADSIESLVAVGQHANEKYTGFPGKEGETPEILTNYLDAQYYGKISIGTPPQPFTVVFDTGSSNLWVPSSHCSIWDIACWIHHKYKSDASSTYVKNGTAFAIRYGSGSLSGFLSQDTVTIGDMVTPRQVFGEAIKQPGIVFVTAKFDGILGMAYPRISVDGVLPVFDNMMEQKLVEKNIFSFYLNRNASTQPGGELLLGGVDPKYYTGDFHYINVTRQAYWQIEADQVTVGDGLTLCKGGCQAIVDTGTSLIVGPVEEIRALQRAIGALPLIQGEYMIDCKKIPTLPIITFTLGGKAFSLTGEQYVMQISKFGQTICLSGFLGMNIPPPAGPLWILGDVFIGRYYTVFDRASNRVGFAEAV, from the exons ATGAAGTGGTTCCAAGTACTGTTGCTTTGCATGCTGTGGGTGACTGGCGATGCCCTGGTTAG AATTCCGCTCACCAAGTTCCGGTCAGTGCGGTGGGTGCTGATCGAAGCCGCAGACTCCATCGAGAGCCTCGTTGCTGTTGGTCAACACGCAAATGAGAAGTACACGGGATTCCCGGGAAAGGAAGGGGAGACTCCCGAAATACTCACCAACTACTTGGAT GCCCAGTACTACGGCAAGATTAGCATCGGCACTCCACCTCAGCCCTTCACCGTTGTCTTTGACACTGGCTCCTCCAACCTGTGGGTCCCCTCGTCACACTGCTCCATTTGGGACATCGCTTGCT GGATTCACCACAAGTACAAATCGGATGCTTCCAGCACGTATGTTAAGAATGGAACGGCGTTTGCCATTCGCTACGGAAGCGGCAGCCTTTCGGGATTCCTTAGCCAGGATACCGTCACC ATTGGGGACATGGTGACCCCAAGGCAGGTGTTTGGTGAGGCGATAAAGCAGCCAGGGATTGTGTTTGTCACGGCGAAGTTTGACGGGATCCTCGGCATGGCCTACCCCCGCATCTCCGTCGATGGCGTCCTGCCTGTCTTCGATAACATGATGGAGCAGAAACTGGTGGAGAAAAATATCTTCTCCTTCTACCTCAACAG GAACGCGAGCACTCAGCCCGGGGGAGAGCTGTTGCTCGGGGGTGTGGACCCCAAGTACTACACCGGAGACTTCCACTACATCAACGTCACGCGCCAGGCCTACTGGCAGATCGAGGCCGACCA GGTGACTGTGGGAGACGGGCTGACTCTGTGTAAGGGTGGGTGCCAGGCGATAGTGGATACAGGAACTTCGCTCATTGTGGGGCCTGTGGAGGAGATTCGAGCCCTGCAGAGAGCCATCGGAGCACTGCCCCTCATTCAGGGCGAG TACATGATCGATTGTAAGAAGATTCCGACTCTTCCCATCATCACCTTCACGCTGGGAGGCAAGGCGTTCTCCCTGACGGGGGAACAGTACGTGATGCAG ATCAGCAAGTTCGGCCAGACCATATGCCTCAGTGGCTTCCTGGGCATGAACATCCCACCTCCTGCTGGCCCACTCTGGATCCTGGGCGACGTCTTCATCGGGCGCTATTACACAGTCTTCGACCGTGCCAGTAATCGCGTGGGCTTCGCTGAGGCCGTGTAG